The genomic region ATAAAGTTGATCATCTTAAAAACACTGAAAACCAAATTGAAAAAGGATTTAAGGTAGGGCTTGAATCCGGTGAATTTCAATATTCAGGAATTCTTTTGTTTTCCAGGATATTAAACAGATTTTTCAGGGGATATAAACTTGATCTTCTTGAACAAGAAATTCCAGAAGCTCTTAATTTCTGCATAAAAACAGGAAACACAATAGCAATTGATGTAATAACCCCTTTTAAACTGGCTGTGGCAAGTTTAAGAAAAGATCCGGAAAATGACGGGAGTTTTTCAAAAGACCCTTTTTCTTTTAGTGAATCTAATGAAAAAACACCTAAAAAACAAAGCATGCCAGGAATCTTCCTTACTTCCCTTTTAAATGCTTTAGTTTTTTTCATCAAAGGAAAAAATAAAGATGCTTTTAAATCAATTTCCAAAGCCGAAAAAGATTGGAAGCCTACAACCGGATATTTTTCAGACACTGAGTTTCTTTTTCTAAAAGCCATTATAAGTGCTTCTGTTTATAATAAAATGAATGAAGAAGAAAAAAACAATACCATTACCTTAATGAAAAACTCAGCAAAAGATCTAAAATATAAATCAAAAACAGCTCCCCAAAACCATCTTTCAAGGTATTATCTGGTTGAAGCAGAAATTAACAGACTTGAAAAAGAAAATGAAAAAGCTTTTAAATATTATGATAAAGCTGTTCAAACTGCCTCTGAACAAGGTTTTTTTCAAATAGAAGCTCTTGCAAATGAGCTTTGTGCAAATTTTTGGGTAGGACTTAACAAAAACAAATTATCAAGGCCATATATGGAAGATGCCCTTGAAGCATATGAATCATGGGGGGCAATAACAAAAGTTAAAAGCCTTGAAAAAAGCCAGCCTCAGCTTTTGTCAAAACAAAGCAAAAAAGAACTTTTAAAAACTCTTACTTCCAGCAAAACAGATTTTGATTCTGATTTTTTCTCAGCACTTGACATGGAATCTTTTGCCAAAACATCAAGGGTGATGTCAAGTGAAGTCAATTTTGCCAGACTTCTTAAAAAACTAATGAGAATAATTATAGAAAATGCAGGAGCCCAAAGAGGATTTCTTATCTTAAAAAAAGGAGAATCTCTTAATATTGAAGCATACTCAGACTCAAAAAAAGTAAGGGTTCTCCAATCAAAAACCATTGAAGAATCAGACGAAATTGCAGAATCTATAGTCAGATACGTGATCCATACAAGCGAAGACGTAATTATAGACGACCTTTCCCAGGCAAAAAAATTTACCGACGACCAATGGCTTAGAAAAAACAACACAGGCTCTGTTCTTTGCACTCCCTTGGAATATAAAGACAAAACCATTGGAGTTCTTTATCTTGAGAACAATCTTGCCACAAAAGTTTTTTCAGGTGAAAGGCTTAAAACACTCAAATATCTTCTCCCCCAGGCAGCAATATCAATAGATAATGCAATAATGTTTGCTGAAAGTGTAAAACTTACAGAAAACCTGAAAAAAGAAATTGAACAAAGAAAAACAATTCAGTCCAAACTTGAAAAAAACGAACAAAGATACAAACAAATATTTGAAAATAACAGAGACCTTTATCTTGAAGCTTCAATAGATGGAACAATTCTTGAAGTAAGCCCTTCAGTGGAAGAAATTGCGGGATACACAAGGGAAGAGCTTATTGGGAAAAAAGTAGGGAAAAATTATATTTCTCACATTGATCAAAAAAATCTCATGAAAAATCTTTACAAATACGGAAAAGTTTCCAATTTTGAAGCAAAATGCAAAACAAAATTCAATACTTTTGCAGATTCATCAATAAATGCAATTATTGTAAATGATAAAAACGGCGACCCTGAAAAAATAATAGCATCAATGAGAGATATTACTGACAAAAAACAACTTGAATTAAAATTGTTCCACTCTCAGAAAATGGAAGCAATAGGCACCCTAGCCGGTGGAATTGCCCATGATTTCAACAATATTCTGGCAGGAATAACAGGATATGCAGACATAGCAAAACTCAAATTCAAAAAAGACCCAGATTCAATTCCTTTGTATCTTGACGGAATTTTAAAAGCTGGAGAAAGGGCTGCAAATCTTGTAAGCCAGATTTTGTCTTTTACAAAAAACTCAGAAACAAACAAAAAAGAAATAAATCCCATCCCTGTGATAAAAGAAGCTTTAAAGCTTTTAAGATCTTCTATTCCAGCCTCAATTGAAATGGTCCAGGATATAAAACTAAACTCTGCTCTGATAAAAGGAAACTCAACACAAATTCATCAAGTTATAATGAATTTATGTGCAAACTCAGCCCATTCAATGAAAGACAAGGGCGGAACCCTTACCATTGGGATTGAAAAATCTATTATTAACAATAACAATGTATTTAAAACTTCTCTTGGAGAAATAAAACCCGGAGATTATTTAAAACTGACAGTAAAAGACACTGGACAGGGAATTTCTGAAGATCTCACCTCAAAAATTTTCGACTCTTATTTTACAACAAAAAAAACCGGGGAAGGCACAGGTCTTGGTCTTTCAGTGGTTCAAGGAATTATAGAAAACCACAAGGGATATTTTAATTTTTCAAGTGCAATAAACAAGGGAACCTGTTTTGAAATTTATCTTCCCCTTGTCCGGGAAAAATCAATTTCTGACAGGGAAAAAAGCGTTCTATTTGATTTAAAAGGCTTTGAAAAAATTCTTTTTGTTGATGATGAAGAAATAATTGCAGACCTGATGAAAGAGCTGCTTGAAGAATCAGGATATAAAGTTACCTGTGTTCAAAGTCCTGTGGAAGCTCTTAACCTTTTTACTGAAAACCCAGAAAACTTTGATATTATTATTACTGATATGACAATGCCTGTGATGACAGGAATTAAACTCTGCGAAAAAATACACTCAATAAGACCTGATATCCCTGCAATAATATGCACAGGATATTCTGAAGCAATTCCAAAAAAATCCTTAGAAAACACAGGAATAAGAAAAAAACTTTTAAAGCCTTTTAAAATTGAAGAGCTTAATATGGCTATACGAGAGATTTTTGATAGAGATTATGGGAGAGATTATGGGGTCGGACCTCAATAACACCCCAAAACAATTATAAAACAACTTTAAAAAAGCCTTAATTTTGTTCTTAAACATCATTTTTTACATATGAAATAAGATATGAATAAAAACGAGTCCCAATGCCAAGAACAAATAGACACTTCTTACCTGGTCACATATGGCAGATTACTCACAGATGCCATAAAA from Desulforegulaceae bacterium harbors:
- a CDS encoding AAA family ATPase; the encoded protein is MKLEKNNQSKTFIVKSKDKENSELIISEYKLNKLIYKSQVSKVIRGFDTLRKIPVIIKVLNNNSVTPVLTQKLEQDFEIRKHLESEFIVKGYKFEFFHHRPFIAIEDFNGTGLDTIVKDKPLNLKNFYQIAKKCLESIDYIHKKGVIHKDINPSNILLNEKTKELKLNDFGISTMLANEHPEPINPNSFEGTLAFISPEQTGRMNRTLDYRTDYYSLGATFCFLLSGKPPFSESSPIAMVHSHLAKKPHPLYLMNKKIPISISEIITKLMSKNPEDRYQSIEGILFDIKKSEEIFDSDRKNKTFELGRFDFSKNFMIPEKIYGRKKELDSLVKSFLKIKEKTNEITIIEGNSGTGKTALANELHKQISEPGCYFISGRYEEFSQNQPYKAIVEAFESLISKILGESEETIANFKNEILKAVDKNGKVLTEIFPKLKLIIGPQKDASDSGLLETRNRFNYTFKRFLKVFTDKQRKLVLFLDDLQWADPASLGILKFLFTGEEMKNFLFIGGWKKSKPINSCPVSVFINELKNSSFHINTIELGPLSFESTLDIVTDTLATGNSEAYKLCELVYKKTGANPFIIKEFLLSLHRKGLVFFDSKRKKWDWDLEKIKSENITESVLKLLIERIEKLPKQSFLILKKAACTGSRISHKQLFSLAEIKDKEFDIYLFELIKQGILIPTQRNNPNENSVSINSDEKNLKPDYIFQHNSLREAVYKMIEPEEKTYLHLFIGMKLFEIASKFSFEENLFEITDQINLGKQLISSKEDLLFLTHLNFISGKKAKSSGAYQRALKYFELSKQLILENNKDDFYKIILKELAETKYLCGNLDESKQILETLFNYQTNPIEKGRTYELLILIFTMQGKYFEALMAGKKALELLDISFTMDNIESETSKEVNKAINQLKNIDIKDLVKNPETKDLKIKTAMKILIRLQATSYFSKPELYPFFLAKMVNFSLLYGHSPESAKGYASFANIYSGNTKDFQTAYELGVLGLNLSKKFKNKKTECQSRLSLSAFLIHKVDHLKNTENQIEKGFKVGLESGEFQYSGILLFSRILNRFFRGYKLDLLEQEIPEALNFCIKTGNTIAIDVITPFKLAVASLRKDPENDGSFSKDPFSFSESNEKTPKKQSMPGIFLTSLLNALVFFIKGKNKDAFKSISKAEKDWKPTTGYFSDTEFLFLKAIISASVYNKMNEEEKNNTITLMKNSAKDLKYKSKTAPQNHLSRYYLVEAEINRLEKENEKAFKYYDKAVQTASEQGFFQIEALANELCANFWVGLNKNKLSRPYMEDALEAYESWGAITKVKSLEKSQPQLLSKQSKKELLKTLTSSKTDFDSDFFSALDMESFAKTSRVMSSEVNFARLLKKLMRIIIENAGAQRGFLILKKGESLNIEAYSDSKKVRVLQSKTIEESDEIAESIVRYVIHTSEDVIIDDLSQAKKFTDDQWLRKNNTGSVLCTPLEYKDKTIGVLYLENNLATKVFSGERLKTLKYLLPQAAISIDNAIMFAESVKLTENLKKEIEQRKTIQSKLEKNEQRYKQIFENNRDLYLEASIDGTILEVSPSVEEIAGYTREELIGKKVGKNYISHIDQKNLMKNLYKYGKVSNFEAKCKTKFNTFADSSINAIIVNDKNGDPEKIIASMRDITDKKQLELKLFHSQKMEAIGTLAGGIAHDFNNILAGITGYADIAKLKFKKDPDSIPLYLDGILKAGERAANLVSQILSFTKNSETNKKEINPIPVIKEALKLLRSSIPASIEMVQDIKLNSALIKGNSTQIHQVIMNLCANSAHSMKDKGGTLTIGIEKSIINNNNVFKTSLGEIKPGDYLKLTVKDTGQGISEDLTSKIFDSYFTTKKTGEGTGLGLSVVQGIIENHKGYFNFSSAINKGTCFEIYLPLVREKSISDREKSVLFDLKGFEKILFVDDEEIIADLMKELLEESGYKVTCVQSPVEALNLFTENPENFDIIITDMTMPVMTGIKLCEKIHSIRPDIPAIICTGYSEAIPKKSLENTGIRKKLLKPFKIEELNMAIREIFDRDYGRDYGVGPQ